The Bradyrhizobium betae genomic interval GGCCGCTCGGCCGGTTGCTCGAGCATCTGGCAAAGATTCCCGGCATCGCCCGGCTGCGTTATTCGACCAGCCATCCCCGCGACGTCGACGACAGTTTGATTGCAGCCCATCGCGATCTCGGCCAGCTGATGCCGTTCGTGCACCTGCCGGTCCAGTCGGGCTCGGACCGGGTTTTGGCCGCCATGAACCGGAAACATACCGCCGATGATTACCGGCGGGTCGTCGACCGTTTCCGGGCCGCGCGCCAAGACATTGCTTTTTCATCAGATTTTATCGTGGGCTTCCCCGGCGAAAGCGAGCAAGATTTTCTCGCCACACTCGCGCTTGTCACGCAAATCGGCTACGCTGCGGCTTATTCGTTCAAATACTCCGCCCGGCCGGGAACGCCGGCTGCGGACATGCAGGAGACGGTGTCCCCCGCCGAGATGGACCAGCGATTGGAGCGGCTCCAGGAACTGATCGACAGCCAGCAATCGGCCTTCAACAAGGCTGCGATTGGCTCAACGGTCGATGTGCTGTTCGAACGTCCGGCGCGCAGGGACGGCCAGATCGTCGGCCGCACCGCTTTCCTTCAGCCCGCCCATGTGATTGCCTCGCCCGACATCATCGGACAAATCCTGCCGGTGCGGATCGACAGCCTCGAACGCTACAGCTTCCTCGGTGAGCTCGCCACACCGCGCGTTGCGCGCGAGCCCGCTTTTTCGCCCATAGCCACTGGAGCCTGAACCCTTGCCAAAAAGTGCATCGGATTCGTCTTCTATCGCTCCCAGCCGCAAATTCGACCGCGACATGCAAGTACCGCCCGAGACCCAGGTCGTCATCGACTTCGACGACAATCGCGCGGCGTCCGCGCTGGTCGGCCCCTACGGCCAGCACCTGGCGCAGATCGAGCGGCGGCTCGGCGTCGTCGTCGATTCCAAGGGCAACCACATCACCATCGGCGGTTCGCGCGACGGCTGCGATGCCGCCCGCCGCGTGCTGGAGACGCTCTACGCCCAGGCCGTGAAGGGACAGGATCTCGACCAGGGCGAGGTCGAGGGCGCGATCCGTGCGGTGATCGCCCAAGGCTCGCTATTCGAGTTCGACGCCAAGTCGGCCAAGTCGACCTTCGACAGCATCAATTTGCGCAAGCGCCCGGTGCGCGCGCGCACGGCGGCGCAGGATTCCTACATCCGGGCGCTGAAGCGCCACGAACTGGTGTTCGGCATCGGTCCCGCCGGCACCGGCAAGACCTGGCTCGCGGTGGCGCACGCCGCGCAGCTGTTCGAGCGCAAGGAGGTCGACAAGATCATCCTGTCGCGCCCGGCGGTGGAAGCCGGTGAGCGGCTCGGCTTCCTGCCCGGCGACCTCCGCGAGAAGGTCGATCCCTATCTGCGCCCGATCTACGACGCACTCTATGATCTCATGGATGCACGCATCGTCGAGCGCGCACTGCAGACCGGCGAGATCGAGATCGCGCCGCTGGCCTTCATGCGCGGCCGCACGCTGACCAACGCCGCCATCATCCTGGACGAGGCGCAGAACACCACATCGATGCAGATGAAGATGTTCCTGACCCGTCTTGGCGAGAACAGCCGCATGATCGTGACGGGCGATCCCTCGCAGATCGACCTGCCGAACGGCCAGACCTCGGGCCTCGCCGAGGCGACCCGGCTGCTGAGCGGCGTCGAAGGCATTGCGCAAGTTCATTTCAAGGCCGAGGACGTGATCCGCCACGAACTCGTGGCGCGGATCGTCTCCGCCTATGAAGGGCAGCCGCAGCGGCCGGCCGCCGGTAAATTCTGACGAGACAACAGCCGGATCATACGGGCGCGGACGCAGGCGCCTTTCGTTCCGAACAAAGAGAATGTCACACCCCAACCTTCCCATGACCGAGGTCCTTGTCGTTGCCGATTGCTGGCAGCGCGAGCCCGATTCCGAAGCCGTGATCCAGCGCGCCGTTGCGGCCGCCGCCGAAACTGTCGACGAGGACGTCGCGGGCGCGGAAGTGGCCGTGATGCTGACCGATGATGCCGGCATCCGCACCCTCAACAGCAACTGGCGCGGCCTCGACAAGCCGACCAACGTCCTGTCGTTTCCCGCGCTCCAGCCGGAGGCCGAATGGAAGCCGGGCGATGCGCCGCGCATGCTCGGCGACATCGCGATCGCCTACGAGACCATGCGGCGCGAGGCGGACGAGGAACACAAGCCGTTCGATCATCATTTGAGCCATCTCGCCGTGCATGGTTTCCTGCATCTGATCGGCTTCGACCACGAGAACGACGACGAGGCGGAGGAGATGGAAGCGCTGGAGACGCAGATCCTGGCTCATCTCGGCATCCCCGACCCCTATGCAGACCGTGCAGGGACGCATTGAGATGCCGGATTCCGAACCGATCCACGACAATCCGCGCGATACGCCCAATCTGCCGGCCGTAGTGACGTCAGGCGAGGTGCTGCGCCCGACCGCGGACGGCTGGCTGCTCCGCGCCATCCGGACGCTGTTCGGCTGGAAGGCCGGATCGGTGCGCGACGACCTCCAGGTCGTGCTCGACGCCACGACGCCCGACGACACCGGCTTCTCGACCGTCGAGCGCACCATGCTGCGCAACATCCTCGGCCTGCACGAGCGCCGGATCGCCGACGTCATGGTGCATCGCGCCGACATCATCGCTGTGAAGCGCGACATCCCGCTTGGCGAATTGATGGACCGCTTCGAAAGCGCCGGCCATTCGCGCCTGGTCGTTTACAACGAGACCCTCGACGATCCCGTCGGCATCGTCCACATCCGCGACCTGCTTGCCTACATGACCGCGCGGGCGCGCGTGTCGGACGCCACCAAGACGAAGCGCAAGAAACCGCTGCCGGCCGGACTCGACCTGCGCACGGTCGATCTGGCGCTGCCGCTGCAGGATGCGCGCATCATCCGCAAGCTGCTTTACGTGCCGCCGTCGATGCGGGCGATCGACCTGCTCGCGCAGATGCAGGCCACGCGCATTCATCTGGCGCTGGTCGTCGACGAATATGGCGGCAGCGACGGGCTGGTTTCGCTCGAGGACATCGTCGAACAGATCGTCGGCGAGATCGACGACGAACACGACAGCGACGAGCCGCC includes:
- the miaB gene encoding tRNA (N6-isopentenyl adenosine(37)-C2)-methylthiotransferase MiaB, with translation MTPPRKLHIKSYGCQMNVYDAQRMVDTLAPEGFVETASAEDADLVILNTCHIREKASEKVYSELGRLRVAKDEAARGGRTMQIAVAGCVAQAEGGEITRRAPVVDVVVGPQSYHHLPELLKRARDEGRAIETEFPAADKFGFLAQPKPAAIRARGISAFVTVQEGCDKFCTFCVVPYTRGAEVSRPVAKIIDDVKRLADNGVRELTLIGQNVNAYHGEGPDGKSWPLGRLLEHLAKIPGIARLRYSTSHPRDVDDSLIAAHRDLGQLMPFVHLPVQSGSDRVLAAMNRKHTADDYRRVVDRFRAARQDIAFSSDFIVGFPGESEQDFLATLALVTQIGYAAAYSFKYSARPGTPAADMQETVSPAEMDQRLERLQELIDSQQSAFNKAAIGSTVDVLFERPARRDGQIVGRTAFLQPAHVIASPDIIGQILPVRIDSLERYSFLGELATPRVAREPAFSPIATGA
- a CDS encoding PhoH family protein — encoded protein: MQVPPETQVVIDFDDNRAASALVGPYGQHLAQIERRLGVVVDSKGNHITIGGSRDGCDAARRVLETLYAQAVKGQDLDQGEVEGAIRAVIAQGSLFEFDAKSAKSTFDSINLRKRPVRARTAAQDSYIRALKRHELVFGIGPAGTGKTWLAVAHAAQLFERKEVDKIILSRPAVEAGERLGFLPGDLREKVDPYLRPIYDALYDLMDARIVERALQTGEIEIAPLAFMRGRTLTNAAIILDEAQNTTSMQMKMFLTRLGENSRMIVTGDPSQIDLPNGQTSGLAEATRLLSGVEGIAQVHFKAEDVIRHELVARIVSAYEGQPQRPAAGKF
- the ybeY gene encoding rRNA maturation RNase YbeY, whose product is MTEVLVVADCWQREPDSEAVIQRAVAAAAETVDEDVAGAEVAVMLTDDAGIRTLNSNWRGLDKPTNVLSFPALQPEAEWKPGDAPRMLGDIAIAYETMRREADEEHKPFDHHLSHLAVHGFLHLIGFDHENDDEAEEMEALETQILAHLGIPDPYADRAGTH
- a CDS encoding hemolysin family protein; the protein is MPDSEPIHDNPRDTPNLPAVVTSGEVLRPTADGWLLRAIRTLFGWKAGSVRDDLQVVLDATTPDDTGFSTVERTMLRNILGLHERRIADVMVHRADIIAVKRDIPLGELMDRFESAGHSRLVVYNETLDDPVGIVHIRDLLAYMTARARVSDATKTKRKKPLPAGLDLRTVDLALPLQDARIIRKLLYVPPSMRAIDLLAQMQATRIHLALVVDEYGGSDGLVSLEDIVEQIVGEIDDEHDSDEPPSIVRLPDNAFIADARASLDDVRTVIGEDFVTGEAGEEVETLGGYLVSFVGRLPVRGEVISGPGNYEIEVLDADPRRVKRLRISTRKERAAPRTQRESRRRETTPESGQPPSSDTPTPPPSDGAGPQ